Proteins from one Sander lucioperca isolate FBNREF2018 chromosome 16, SLUC_FBN_1.2, whole genome shotgun sequence genomic window:
- the LOC116050067 gene encoding gastrula zinc finger protein XlCGF57.1-like — protein MPRKNKRSRAQTLRWLHHAALQQLLVAKDWVPPEQQDCSSSVDQQEPEPPPNIKEEQEELWSSQEGEQLQGLEEADITKFPFTPVPVKSEDDEEEAQSSQLHQRQTQHMETEADGEDCGGPEPARNSHPLLQPETEDQTGDSSEPETDDSADWKETREPPSALNSLKHDSRCKKPFSCSECGRIFGTRGHLFDHMRIHPREKKYSCSVCNKRFFWRQQVRRHKCVNLQSSQLHQSQTEENRETEPPASRETQHMETEADGEDCGGSEPAGNSHPLLQPETEDQTGDSSEPETDDSADWKETREPQSALNSLKHDSRCKKRFSCSECGRRFGRKDNLKRHMITHTGEKPFSCSVCNSYFTQRGSLWSHMAAVHTGEKRFSCSLCNKRFSRRSDVKTHKCVGPMETEADGEDCGGPEPARNSHPLLQPETEDQTGDSSEPKMDDSADWKETREPQSALNSLKHDSRCKKPFSCSECGRRFDFMSHLKRHMMTHTEEKPFACSVCSRRFAHWLNLIKHMVIHTICQA, from the exons atGCCacgaaaaaacaaaagaagcagGGCTCAGACGCTAAGATGGCTGCATCATGCAG CGTTGCAGCAGCTGTTGGTGGCTAAAGATTgggttccccctgagcagcaggactgtagctccagtgtggaccagcaggagccagagccccccccaaacattaaagaggaacaggaggaactgtggagcagtcaggagggagagcagcttcaagggctggaggaggctgatatcaccaagttcccattcactcctgtccctgtgaagagtgaagatgatgaagaggaagctcagtcctcacagcttcatcagagacagactcaacacatggaaacagaagctgatggagaggactgtggaggaccagaaccagccaggaactcacatccacttttacaaccagagactgaagaccagactggagactcttctgaacctgagactgatgacagtgctgattggaaggagaccagagaacctccgtcagctttaaactctctgaaacatgattcaagatgtaagaaaccattcagctgctctgagtgtgggagaaTATTTGGCACCAGGGGACATCTGTTTGATCACATGAGAATCCACCCAAGAGAGAAAAAatacagctgcagtgtttgtaacaaGAGATTTTTCTGGCGTCAACAGGTCAGAAGACATAAATGCGTCAACCTTCAGTcgtcacagcttcatcagagtcaaactgaggagaacagagagacagagcctCCAGCCAGCAgagaaactcaacacatggaaacagaagctgatggagaggactgtggaggatcAGAACCAGCcgggaactcacatccacttttacaaccagagactgaagaccagactggagactcttctgaacctgagactgatgacagtgctgattggaaggagaccagagaacctcagtcagctttaaactctctgaaacatgattcaagatgtaagaaacgattcagctgctctgagtgtgggaggaGATTTGGCCGCAAGGATaatctgaagagacacatgataactcacacaggagagaaaccttttagctgctcagtttgtaattcatattttacacagagaggaagtTTATGGTCACACATGGCCgcagtccacacaggagagaaaagattcagctgcagtCTTTGTAACAAAAGATTTTCCCGGCGTTCTGATGTCAAAACACATAAGTGTGTTGGTccgatggaaacagaagctgatggagaggactgtggaggaccagaaccagccaggaactcacatccacttttacaaccagagactgaagaccagactggagactcttctgaacctaAGAtggatgacagtgctgattggaaggagaccagagaacctcagtcagctttaaactctctgaaacatgattcaagatgtaagaaacccttcagctgctctgagtgtgggagaagATTTGACTTCATGTCAcatctgaagagacacatgatGACTCACACAGAAGAGAAACCATTTGCTTGTTCTGTTTGTAGTAGAAGATTTGCACATTGGCTAAATCTGATAAAACACATGGTCATCCACACGATTTGCCAGGCATGA